The segment caattttcattttttcaggTTTATCAGGAAGTGCATAGTCAAGCCAAGGATGCTGTGCTTGATGTGGTAAGCTACTTGAACTTTTTTGCTTCTTTAGGCAGTGAGATTCAATTCCTCTTTCTAATAACAAAGTTGGAATTATTGTATGGTGGCCAGATTGGTAAAGAACGTGATGGGGAACAGATAGACAGAGCACTGCTAAAGAATGTTTTAGATATATACGTTGAGATTGGAATGTCACAAATGGATCATTATGCAGATGATTTTGAAGCACACATGCTTCAAGGTACTGGTGCTTACTATTCTGTTAAAGCAGCAAACTGGATTCGAGAGGATTCTTGTCCAGATTACATGATAAAGGCAAGAACTTATTTGCATGGGTCTTTCTAGTTGTTTTATGATTAACATTTTTTATCCTAAACACTGTTTGTGGACATGCAGGCTGAGGAAtgcttgaagagagagagggatagAGTTTCTCACTACTTGCATTCAAGCAGTGAGATAAAATTAGTGGAGGTTAGTTGGCTACATATCACATGCACAGGATTATTggtttcttccttttctgtgCTGGAAAATATGTATTTGCTCATTTATCATACCTGTTTTCACATATACCATGTGTTATgcaaatacatatttttgttttgattacatGCTGTGTCTCTGCCTAATGGTAATCAGCTAACTAAACTTTTTTAAGgaagctataaaataaaaatttatctcatGACCTTACTGTATTTGCTGTTTAGCACATTTGGGGAGGACAAGGAATCTTGCTATTATTCCTTTTACTTGGATGCCATGACCTTACTGtattgggtgtttttttttttttatgaatagatTGTAGACTAATAAATAGCGACATGTTATGTAGAAAGTGCAACATGAGTTATTGGTGGTCAATGCAAATCAACTGCTAGAGAAGGAACATTCTGGAGTTCGTGCATTGCTCAGAGATGACAAGGTAAATGGTGGTTTGGCGTTGCTTCAAGTCCTGATTCTTAGTGGTCATTGTGTCATATActgcaaataataatatattctcGGTTACACCTTGTCAGGTGGAAGATCTATCCAGGATGTTTAGGCTTTATCATAAGGTTACCCGTGGCTTGGAACCTGTTTCTAATGTATTCAAGCAGGTTGGTTGACATCCTCTGTTTTTGCTATTTTGCTACCAAAAGAGCCCTcttatcatgtatttttttttattactgatCCTTCCCACAATTCTCAACAACCTACCCCCTTTTTGTGCTTTGGATAGCATATTACTGCTGAAGGAACAGCCTTGATCCAGCAAGCAGAAGACGCTGCGAGTAGCCAGGTTTGTTGCCGTGATTTTATTCTTTGCACTGCTTGATCTAAATTGGCATTTTAGCATCATTTTAGCTGCTTGCTACAtgtgttaaaattatattatgtgCGGTCCCCAAgagtttttgcatttttcatgtaattttgaCCATTCTTATCAGCACTATAGTAGCTGGGGGAGGACAACACTAGTCTTGTAGTTATAATAATGTGTCTTTTACATTTCCGCTGACTCTTTTTTATGGTTATACGGGAAAACATTTAGAGTTGTTACTCTTGAGGTTGTAATGCCGACTCCATATTTCCAcagctattttttaataatgcaatatatatatatatagaaataagtTAGATGtatctttttttcaattgttaatTGTGGTGCTAAAGGTGGTTTTGTGCTTCCACAGGCTGCAAATGGTGGTGTTCAGGAACAAGTAAATCTTTTGCCTTCTATGTTTTAGATACCTATTGATAATTGGGAAGGTCAAATAATTGACTTGATGGATTGATTTCAGGTTCTCATTCGAAAGATAATTGAGCTGCATGATAAATACATGACTTATGTGACTGCTTGTTTTCAAAACCACACATTGTTTCACAAGGTTGGTGGCAGACAACATATTCCggctcttcaagttttgttttgtcATTTTGTCTAACAGGTTTGTCCTCCCTTTTGGGTTGTTAAATAGGCCATGAAAGAGGCTTTTGAGATCTTTTGCAATAAAACAGTTGCTGGGAGCTCAAGTGCTGAACTACTGGCAACCTTTTGTGACACTATCCTCCGAAAGGGTGGAAGTGAGAAACTAAGTGATGAAGCCATTGAAGAAACACTGGAGAAGGTGACCTTGCGaaggattttaattaatttgtaaatcaTTATAATGTAGTCTGATGGATTTTTCAGGGTGATATATTGAGACCTATTACTGATTATGGCTTTTAATTGTGGTGGATTTCTGTAGGTGGTTAAGCTGCTTGCATTTATTAGTGACAAGGACCTTTTTGCTGAATTTTATAGGTAGGACTGATCTCTGCCTTTCATTTCATATGTTTGTTGTTTGTACCGTTTCTTATTTAGTCATTAGTATACTTGatttaagttctttttttttctttttccaggaAAAAACTTGCCCGTCGACTTCTTTTTGATCGGAGTGCTAACGATGAACATGAAAGGAGTATACTGTCAAAATTGAAGCAGCAATGTGGTGGACAATTTACCTCAAAGATGGAAGGAATGGTGAGCTGGGGGCACTGGTATAATGTTTGTCAATGTGTCCATGTAACTGTGGTGATAAATTGTctcttttgtgtttcttttccaGGTCACAGATTTGCAATTGGCAAAGGAACATCAGTCCAGCTTTGATGAGTATCTTGCCAATAACCCATCCACACGTCTGGGGATTGATTTGCAAGTAAATGTTCTCACAACTGGGTACTGGCCAACATATAAATCCTCTGATATCAACCTACCTGCAGAAATGGTAATGATTTACGTTTTCATATTAGACAGTAGGGTTTTTTCTGTATTTGTGATGTAATGGTAATCTGGCAGAAAATCAAAAAcagaatttcttttcctttttcttcaaaatgaaCATTTTGGAACCTTTTGTTTCAGGCTAGGGGAGTGGAAGTTTTCAAGGAGTTCTATGACCTGAAGAGCAAGCACAGAAAACTAACATGGATTTACTCTTTGGGATCTTGCCACATTAATGCCAAGTTTGACCAAAAAACTATTGAGCTGGTTGTGACGACCTACCAGGTACGGTATCAAACCTACCTTTGTAGGATAGTGGAGGGATGAtttgcatatatttttccatCATTATTGCATTCAGATGTTTGGTTCTGATTATTTGATTCCTGTCTATCTTCTACAGGCTTGTCTCCTGATGCTTTTTAATACTTCAGACAAACTCAGTTATTCAGAGATTATGACCCAGTCAAACTTGAGTGATGATGACTTGCCTAGATTGCTTCATTCCCTGTCATGTGGCAAGTATAAAATCCTTAGCAAGGAGCCAAACACAAAGACTGTTAACCAAAATGATTACTTTGAGTTCAATCACAAGTTCAATGATAGGATGAGGAGGATCAAGGTCTGATATTCTCGACACTCTCTACtgtcaattatattttgatgttttactaCGTCATTGACAATATTGCCTTTTCACATTTGGGGTTGGGGTTTATACTCTGGATATTAAATACTTGAAATGGTGCAACTTAGGTTCCTCTTCCACTTGTTGATGAAAGAAAGAAGGTTGTTGAAGATGTCGACAAAGACAGACGGTATGCTATTGATGCTGCAATTGTGCGCATCATGAAGAGTCGGAAAGTGTTGGGTCATCAACAGCTTGTCTTGGAGTGTGTTGAGCAGTTGAATCTCATGTTCAAGGTATGGCATACACTTCCCTTTAAATTTATCAGACAAAGTTTAGAGAAACTGACAAATATAATGGGAGGATCTGGGGCCTGTGTTTAATTTTATGACTCGTATCAAGATTAGAAAATGCTATAGCCCTGTTGGTCCAGTGAGGGGATTGCTTTCAAGAAAATCTTACTTTCTGGTTCTTAGATAGAGTGGATGCTCTTATGAATTAATAGAACCCCAACATTTGCAAGCATGATACCTGTAGATAGAACATGAGTTTTTCTACTCTGCTATGATACTTCTTTCTGAATATGCGTAGTTAGccttttttgaaaaatcctccAAAATCTCACCGGGTGAGGATTAGGAGGCTAGTAGCATTGCTGCTGTCAATAAAAAGATATCGAGGGGTATCCTCAATATTGGaagaccttttcttttatgtaatcTACATATCCTTGTATGATAACCGATGGATTGTAATATGCAGCCTGACATTAAAGCTATCAAGAAGCGGATAGAAGATCTGATCTCCCGAGATTATTTAGAAAGAGACAAGGAAAACCCAAACATGTTCAAGTACCTGGCTTGATTTTTGCTTGAAAGGGGAGCTGAAAGGGAGTATACAGTTGCAGTTATTCAGATTAATCAATGTAAATGGCGTAGTTGCAATTGCCTTTAGTCATTACACAAAAAATGAGAATACAGGGTCAGGATTGTTGTACATTTTCTCCTCAATGCAGCCAGCTTTCTGCAGTGGTCTCATCTAACCCGCAGTTACTGAAGATCAGTAGTAGGAAATATAACTTCTTATTGGCACAAGCTTGTTTGATGCCATATGCAATGTTGCCTTGCTATTACTACATTATCTCGTTGAAATATGGTAATTGCCCCATTTCGCTTCGATTTGCTATGTTGCACTATGgcactgaaaaaaattaaatcttactCTACGGAGAATGCATCCTTTAGGAAAGCCTGTTATGATGATTGAAACTGCAATATGGTTTTCACGagtgcatttattttttgaatgcgTAAAGGTGTTGCTGGTCCTGGATTTCGATTCAATTGTTTGTGCGTGTGTACAGGTTATGCTGTCAGGCATGTTGTATCATCCGATGGTGTAACCCTAGGCGGAGTTGCAATAATTCTCAAAATCGGGAGTCTTGTGGAGGCTGAGATTCCGTGCTCTGTTTCTCTTTTCCTTAACGGCCGCCCTTTCTAGAACAGAAGTGCCAGATGTGGTAGTTGGCCCCTCCCCGAATACACTCCTCTTTATTTCTTGGTTATATATCGACCGCAAACAGTCTTTTTAGGTTTCCCTCAAAATTTGACGTGGCTTCTCTTCTTTCTGGTCTAGCCTTGTATATAATTTGTATTGAGCTAATTGACCTCATCTGAGTAAAATTGATCTGAGTTCCATGCGAGTACCCGCCCCTCTCGTGGGAACTGCATTTTTATGAGACGATTAGGTACCATCAATCCGTTCTTAAAATGGTCAACTGTCGTCTCTTCTAAAGGTATGCGTGAAACTTTTTCAGGTTTCCTCAATGCTTGCtcgtatttgtttttctttttggaggGGGAAATTAGAGGGATGGGGGTACAGTTGCAGGCCTGCCCCGGAACGAAACTGGCATTTAGTGTCGGTGATAGAGAAAAAGGGCTTGTAAATAATTTAGCATGGGAAAACAAGAGAATTTATAGCAGTCCAAAATAGTCCTACGTTATTTTTTCGACTGGCTAGTCCAGAGTACAACGTGCACAGAGACACCTTCCAAGCACTACGTATTTTTCAAAATCGACGCACCTCTACATGAATATACCTATATCTTCTTCCTCGCCCAGATCCGCTTTGAGTGAGCCTTTTTTTAAGATTGTCAAAGCACTATAAGACGATTGATGCCATTCAAACTGATAGGTGCCATTAGAGCTGCTGGAGCTCATCCAAGTCGGGTCTTGTTGGATATTCAAAACCTCGAAGCACTGGCATGCATTCCAAATCCTCTTCTGAATAAGCAGGgatgaaccagcatctcttatCCACCCCAAACACCtggcatagaaaacaaaaactcgCCATTATGATCAGCTTTTCTCCTCTACATACCAAGTGGCGTGACAAATCATAGCAAACATGATCTGAATACCAAGAGTCTATTCAGGGACAGACACAAATAACTCTTAGTTTCTCAACTGTGATCATATGGCATGGAAAGTCAGTAATGAGGAAGCTTTAGAACCGTGTAAAGCATAGAACCATCCAAGTTTGAATCTTACATTAGTGCAACCTGCTTCTATGTGCAGTTTGACATGCAAGTGCCAGCAGCTTGGGAAATGTCAATGTCATCCCAATTGCAATAAACAGATACTAATCTAATAATTTCCCTGAGGGAATGGTGACCTCAACAAAATAAGAACACGAGCTGGGATGAATGTCAGTACATATGGGGACATGAACAAGCCGTTTTCCATTTAAGGAATCAAATCATCTTATGATGGAGAGCGGAACTGATTATGGAAATGTGTAATGGGAACACAAAGTGTATACCACGTTGCGATCCAAACCTCAATTTCAAGGAACAGTATGGTCCTTGCAGGTTGGAATTACTTCGTGAAAGTCCAAAAATATGCATGCAACTTGCGCAGGTTTTTTTCTGCTCTAGCAGTGCAAGTGCAGTGTAAAACCTCATTATACAATGAAATGGTTATAAATTGAAAggtaaaagaaatgatgaagaAGCAAGCACACATACACAGTGATTAGATAAAGATTAATGGGAAGGACCGAAAATAACCTGTTCAAAGTTTTTCCTTCGACCAAGGTCATAACGCCATTTAGGATTGGTTTTCTTCTCGAATGCCTGAAAGTAAGAAAATGAACTTTTAATTGCGGCACCAGATGAAAACCTCTGTAACATgtgaggaaagaaaagaagcaaacaTAGCAAAAGGCATCACCTCAATGGTGGTGGTATTGCCTAATACCAACGATATGTGCATAACCAGGAAGCCCATAATACTCAATGCAAATGATAAGTTCAAAACTGAaataatcaaatgataaaagtaagaaaaatagaaaaggacaCAGACAAGAAATGAAAATGGACAAAACAGACAGATTTCCCTCCGACTTACCAAATGTGACAAAAGTGGCAACAAGGGTTCCCGGTGTTCCATTTATTACACCATCAGTGAAAAATGCTATAAACAGCCTCAATAAGGATAAAGTGACAAGAGTTGTCAAGAGAAACGTGTAAAACTGCATAAGAAATAAGCAACAAAAACTAGATTGGGAGTTTGTTTTAGAGAAGAGGATATATTTATAGCAtgataagattaaaaattttaataaagagaGGATGTAATAATTTATTACCAATCAATGTATGTTGATATTCCACAATAGAGAAAACAGAGGAGGGGTTACAGGTGTGCACAAATGGCAAGAATGACCAGTGCTTTAGATGCATTTCAATGGCTATTTGCACCAGCCATCTGTAGATAATTTAGAGTACTTGCAAGAACCTAATAAAGAACACTATCTCAAGCATATGCCTCGCAGAACAGCAAAGGTATGAAATAGAGTCTTGAATTTGCAGTTATTTATGGAATAGAAAGTTATTTCCCCTGTTGGTGCTTGAAGTTGTGAGCCTTGCAACCCACAGAATGAAggacaaaatgaaaaaagagaaacCGGAGTTCATTAATGGTGAGGACATCATATAATCAATggtcagagagagagagagaggaagtcAGGTAATTTATTTAGGAAGGCGAGGGAAGATGAAGCAGCAGATTTTACATGGAATCAGAAGTATAAAACTATTATGACATAATAATGTGATTTGGAACAAGTAAGATTATTTATCCAGTAGCTTCTAATACAGCTTCCAAGAGCAACACACACCTTCCAGGTGCCACAAGAATTTTACATTTATCTGTAAAAGCGCCATCTTTCACCATGCCAATGATCAATTTCTTTATAGTCAAGCAATCTTTCTCACAAACATTTTTGTGATACTTTAGGATGTACATGTATGCTGTGAAGATATAGGCATACGATTGATACTATCAAAAGCAATTGTATCTTATTGTAAGTTGAGTAAAAAGATTTGATGGGTCAAGACAATGTTATATGCATATAAAACATTTCTCagatgtta is part of the Populus nigra chromosome 8, ddPopNigr1.1, whole genome shotgun sequence genome and harbors:
- the LOC133700960 gene encoding cullin-1-like yields the protein MSKDRKTTELEEGWEYMQNGISKLKGILDGSLEQFSSEEYMMLYTTIYNMCTQKPPNDYSQQLYDKYREAFQVYINSTVLPSIREKHDEFMLRELVKRWVNHKIMVRWLSRFFNYLDRYFIARRSLPPLNEVGLTCFRDLVYQEVHSQAKDAVLDVIGKERDGEQIDRALLKNVLDIYVEIGMSQMDHYADDFEAHMLQGTGAYYSVKAANWIREDSCPDYMIKAEECLKRERDRVSHYLHSSSEIKLVEKVQHELLVVNANQLLEKEHSGVRALLRDDKVEDLSRMFRLYHKVTRGLEPVSNVFKQHITAEGTALIQQAEDAASSQAANGGVQEQVLIRKIIELHDKYMTYVTACFQNHTLFHKAMKEAFEIFCNKTVAGSSSAELLATFCDTILRKGGSEKLSDEAIEETLEKVVKLLAFISDKDLFAEFYRKKLARRLLFDRSANDEHERSILSKLKQQCGGQFTSKMEGMVTDLQLAKEHQSSFDEYLANNPSTRLGIDLQVNVLTTGYWPTYKSSDINLPAEMARGVEVFKEFYDLKSKHRKLTWIYSLGSCHINAKFDQKTIELVVTTYQACLLMLFNTSDKLSYSEIMTQSNLSDDDLPRLLHSLSCGKYKILSKEPNTKTVNQNDYFEFNHKFNDRMRRIKVPLPLVDERKKVVEDVDKDRRYAIDAAIVRIMKSRKVLGHQQLVLECVEQLNLMFKPDIKAIKKRIEDLISRDYLERDKENPNMFKYLA